In the genome of Daucus carota subsp. sativus chromosome 9, DH1 v3.0, whole genome shotgun sequence, the window aattacgttgaggTATTAcacatttgaattttctgattttttatttttaagtctacgtgtactaaattcggattaaatgtactaaaattcTAACACACACGCATATATTTATTAGGGTTTGTCTATTTTCaaataatcgggagaaaatatagtcagttgaataatataatttaattaaaattcaatccattaatactaaaatactaataaaatgatgttgaaatttaaattataaataataaattacgaactatatacccgcccgtgcttagCACGGGTCAAAGGCTAGTGTACATAAATACATCAACTTGCGCTTTCAATGTCGTGCACGGTTAAGTATACTACAAGTTTTATTAGGGCACATCATCGGGAGAAAGTGGCGCAAATTAAGAACTTTATGGTACTCCAATCGTGTAAATTAGATCATATATTATTgatcataaaaataattaatgaaatgTGTTTAATTCGATTTATTGTGTCCGTGCTCTAATTAATTAGTTATCTTCTACCATTACCTAATATAcaaataacttttttatttaaattacaaGTATTTCGTGCATGATTTAGTTTTGTAACTAGATATTAAATAATGGATTTGAGTCGTCAATTCGTTTGATTATGACAAAAATGATACATATATATCATCTTCGATATATTGATGATGTATCTTCCCCTGAAAATtggtgattgattttttttctatttattcaATCCGGTCATTTTATAAATGCAGTATAGATTTTATTatcgaattaaaattataaaagaaaaattggATTAAATAGAAAGAATAAGAGTATATATACCGAATCAGGCGACACAATAAAGTAGTCATGCATAATGCATcttgagaaaaataaattttatacgtAATCTTGTTGCTTGATTGAAATTAGCATTTGACGCTAAGTTCTGTCCATGTTCAACTATGCTTATGATATCATTTTGTCCTTTATTTAGTAGTGGAGGTGGCGTGGATAAACATATCTATATCTACATCTTTATCATATTTGGAGCATAATTCTCTTTCTATCTCGCTTTTCTGTTTTTCTACAATTTTATCTGGTCAAATAATTGATAAACGAGAAAGAACAAAATTTTGGATATGAACCTCATAAAACAATGGTGCCAGAAAATAAGTGTAAAAAATAAGCATCTAACAAATTGTGAAAACGACCCACAGGTGTCCCAGATGGTTGGACAATGACGTTTAAGCCTTGTGATCTTGAGGTCACAAGTTCGAGTTCATGGACGTCCCGGGAGTAAGTGGACTACCATGCTCGGAGGACCCCCACAGGGTGTCCCAGGCCCGGGAGTAAGGGGGCTACCATGCTCGGAGGACCCCAACGGGGTGTCCCAGATGATTGGACAATGGCGCTCAAGACTTTGATTTCATGAGCGCTCCGGGAGTAAGTGGGCTACCATGCTCGGGGGTATGAGTGTGTAAGAATGCTCAACCGAATTAGTCGAGATGCGCGCAAACTGGCCCAGACACcggtttaacaaaaaaaaaaacaaaaaattgtgaTAACAATCCCTGCAGGTGTGGTTCCTGCTCAGCCCATATAGAAAAAAACCAATCCAATGATTCAAGTGCTGAAGAGAGGAAGTAATATCATTTCACTAGTAAAACACAGAACAAATCATAAGCTAGTCATTTTCAGAACaaacatatattcatatttaactATAATTAAGCTGTTAAGCAAACAGATACTTATGTGCAGAAGGGTGGAAGCAGAATATGGTGCTCCACCTGTGTGTGCACTTGTTACCACAGTGGGGTGCATTACCAAGTAGCAATGGTATCAGCACCCACGAAAAGGCTCTAAAGCCATTTTTTTACATCTTTCAAGTTTCAACATTCATCCACAAAGACAAAAGTAAAAGAACTAGTTTTAAGTAGTTGCAAGTAACATTCAGAAaatattggaaaaaaaaacattcgGAAATCTCCTAGGGACCAACATTTTACTAAATccattaaaaaaagaaaaggcaCACTTTCTCTGTATGCACTGGACTGATAATGGATGGACGGCATATGGTCCGTTTCAGGGACCTCGCATGGGAGCAAAGCAAAAACATCCGCTAGCTTGGTCTTCCGGGATCATCCCTCCTCCCTTGCTGGTATCAATTGCTTCCAGCAGCCTCACGACCTCCTCCATCTCAGGACGTTTCTGAGGATTGGCATCCCAACATTTCTTCATAATGCTTGCAAATGAACTCGGGCAGCATCGGGGAATATCAGGACGCAGATTCTGCGGAAATCAGATTAATAAGCAATATTATACcaattttattaagaaaatttctATCTCCTCTCTCCCTATGAGTGATATAGATAAATAGCAGTTAGTAAAACATATAATGgagatacaaaatatatttcctCTCTGTATCATTTCATACTTTCTAAATTGCAAATAGTTCGTAACAAATGTTTAAACATGACTTGTAACAAATGTCCTCATTATTAAGTCTCCTCTCATAGCCCCACCTGGCATATACCACTATAACCTTTCCCGATTCTGTAAACAAAGTTTTGCGTAATGTTGTGATAGAGAATCGAGATATAGAGAAGTTCACATATACGTTGAGAAAGATATTTGTGTCATTTATATTGGCACATGACACCATTTAATGGTTTAGAACTGTTAGAGTGTGAGATTTAATGACCGGGGGTAAACTATTCTATTTCCCGTAAAATTGTGGTCCACTGGCCTTTCATCTGATTTACAATCATCAAATCCAAAATGGTTGAGAAAGGCTAATATGATTTTGTCTTTTTGACATGGGGCAAGGTCGCAATTCCGGGTCTTTAAATTACTCAAGTCAATTTAGCACTTAGCTAGGAACTAAACACTGCCCACCGCTCATCTCTGAAACCAGCCTCTGACAACTAGCATCCGCTTGACCTTTACAAACAATTTTCTGAGTCCCTGAAACAAACCACTGACAACTAGCATCTGTAAACCTTTTACGAACCATTTTTCATTGAGGCTATTGTTcacaattttataatttctttcaAGTGTTTATTGGAATGCCATTAAAAGAGTGTTATGTCTAATATTCTATCTGAAAGTTTACCCTAGCGATGTAAAACATAGTAATAAGAGCTTGTTTCCAGATACTCTCCACCTATACCTGTTTACTTTATTTGGGCTGGGGGCAGGgggattttaaatcatataagtAATTATGCGATAGAATCCAAGCAATAGATACGTCAGCAGTCAAATACCAGCGAGAATTATAAAAAAAGGCAATAATTCGTTGCTTTGTTATAAGTAGGACTGACCAATCGGACAACAGCAGATGAAACTTCAGCAAAGCTAAGGTTTACATAGGGAAGATCACAGCAATATATTTCCCATAAGCATACACCAAAGCTGTACACGTCACACTTTCTGTTGTATGGCTTTCCGTCGAGAACCTATAAAAAGCACCTCATTTATTTTGTTTCAGTAAGAAACTTAcgcaaaaaaagaaagaaaagaaaagaaaaatagggCTCTAAATATTACAGGCTTATATGAAACGTCAGAATGTAGCGCACACAATAATGCAACCAACTCAACTCCAGGTTCATATATAAAGATAATAGAAAAACCATAACCATAATTTAATGCTCGACACAGACGGATAAAGTAAAAATCTATCATTTGTGGCTCATAAATCTGCTTACTGCATGCTTAGACTCTGGGGTATATAggagcttctttttttttttttcctattcTTTTTGGTGGTCTATGTGTTTGTAAATGAGCGACGATAATCCCTAATTAGGTGCAAGGTAAAACAAACTTTTAGGTATTGATTGGAGGATGGATTAGTAAagaaatgaagatgaactaagGAAATAAAACGCAATGAGGGCATTACGCAAAGAGAAATGCTTtcccaatatagtcaataattgCTGATGGACATAATACAGAGACCGTACATATATGGTTTATATATCCCCGTTTTGACAGTTGCATAATGGCGTCATACATAATTCTGAATTTTAAAACAGGTTTTGATAACTGTCATTCTTACCTCTGGTGCCATGTATCCAAGCGTCCCAGTTTCTCCTGTCATATCCTTGGGATTTTGTGCTTCAACCCTAGCAACACCAAAATCAGCGATTTTTAAGTTTCGCTGATAGTCTAACAACATGTTTTCAGCCTTGACATCTCGATGCACAATCTTCTTCGAATGTAAATAACTCAATCTGCAAAAAGAAGACATATAATGATTAATAGTGGTCATTGTTACCTATTATCTTTAGATAAACGTATCAGAATAAAATCTCACCCTCTAGCTAGATCCAATGCAAGCTGGACAACAACTTTAAAAGCAAGTTTCTTCTTCCTATTTTTGAATAGTAAGCTTTTCAAAGTTCCTCCTGGAACGTATTCCACGACAACACAGCACGCCCTTGCAGGAAGGTCGGCTAATGCTCCGCTTGACGAAGAGGGTGTATTAGGAATCTTCAGATCTGACGTTCCCATCGAGGCACCAATAAACTACaaatcatcatatataattatttcttGAGTAATGACATTATATCAGCAGTAGATTAGCCAAAGAAACAAAAAGTATAAAGACTTCAAGTATTAAATCACTCTGAAAATTTAAGGGGGGTCGAATTAGATTAAACCTTCCATAAATCGACCTAAATATAACTACTTCTAATTAGAGAATCTGCGAGCCAGGAACTTACCTTTGTGACATTTGGATGGTCTAGCTGGTGCCAAACAGCAACCTCTTGTCGAAATGATGCTCTAAGAGAAGCAGTTTCAGCTGTAGTGGCCATGCCATCCTCTCCCCAATCTAACACTTTCACTGCAGCACAATAGATGATTGTTTGAGCAAATAGTACAATGTCTTAAAACAGACTGTAAGCCATAATTTAATTGTAGGGTTAGGgttcttataatttataaaaaaagctaGTATTTCTCATGAGCACTAACAATGAACTACTATATCATGCATACTGAAAGTTAATTTTCCTAAATAGCAAAGGACTAATCCTGCACTGGGCAAACTATGAATATTTACTGCTCCATGATTAATTACCATCAAGCTAATAATACATTTTTAACTAATCATAATGTTAAACATGATGCGGTCAGATCGAGTTGCACTTTAACAGTTTGTGCAACGTCATGGTACATGGCAATTAGACTTGCACGTCATGGTACATGGCAATTAGATTTCCTTGAATCTAGGATCTCAGAACTTTACTTCTAATCTGTTGACTATGCAATCCAATCTAGAAAGATTACTTACGTGTCATAACCCCAATGTACCAATTAATGTATGACCTTAGGAAATTGACAATCAAGTTAATACCCTAAAGATTGCAGTatttctcacacacacacagcaTCTACCAAAGCATGTCGTATCTTATTCATTAGCCGCGTTCTTTTATTGGTGACTTTAAAACTGTCTAAGCACGTCGAATCAAGATGAATCTGCATGCTAAAATCTCAAGAAAAACACATGCAAATTTGCAATAGTTATCATGTATTCAGGTTTTCAGAAGTAGGTAACAAAGTCTGACAACCTATCCAGTACTTTCAAGAGAAGATGCCAATCAATAGCCTCACATGAttctattagaaaatatttattcataaatttatacacatacACAGCCACATTTTACTAACCTAAAACACAGATTCAACACAAAACAGACGAGGTAAAGAAAAACATGGAATCTGGAAGACAACGACACAAAACGAATCACACATATAGATCTTTATTTCATCTTCAATTAATGACAAAGAACAACAAGCAATCTATTTTGATAAGTTACCAGAGATGGATACGTATGTACCTGCAACATCTTGGTTATCATAGGTACCACGATATATTGTACCATATGTTCCCCTAGCCACAAGACGTTTTATATCCAACTTCGCTAAATCAATCTCCCAAATTTCCTTAGGCTTTTGCGGATCCACTTTCTTAGACGACCAAGCACGGCTCAAATGCCTCTCGAGCTGAATATCGAGGCTTTTTAGATCAATCTTATCAGCTCTGAAAATCTTGTCTTTGCTACTAATACTTCCTGGAGCCTTCCCTGACACATTGTCCGGGATTGCACTAGCTGTGGCATTCACCATCGAACTACCCTCCTCTTGAATTTCCGACTTTTCAGTTGTCGGAACCTCTTCTTTTTCATCTGTGGCATTTACCTTCAAACCACCCCCCTCTTGAATTTCTGACTTTTTAGTCTCCGGAAGCTCCTTTTGTTCATCTGGAACATTCACCTTCGAACAAACCTCCTCTTCAATTTCTGACTTTTGAGTTTCAGGAACCTCTTCTATTTCGTTACGAGTACTCGAGTCCATTAAAAATGATTACCACACTTAACTTCCAAAAGATTATCAAAACTAAGTAGTCCTTCAATTTGTTGCAAAATTCAGAATCTTGCAACCCTGCCAAATCAAGCCACAACAAGTCAAACATCAATCAATTCAGTAACAATAAATACTatagaaaaaagaaacaaatttaacGAGACAAATTACACCAACTCTAACAGTCATTCATCTAAACATAATATCAATCAGTAAATCACTAAGAAAGCACATAACAAAGTACAGAACTAAACTCAAACACATGTactaatcaaataaaacaacaagggttttcaagattttaaatacCATATCTTGTTAACCTAGTAAAAAACCCAATCCTCACAAAAAAGAAGAACTCCACAATAAATTAAAGCACAAATAAAGACCTAATATGAAAATCACAGAGTTTCATCACAGATACACAAACACAAGTACAGaacatgcataaataaattattattattattaaattaatacaaataaaataagataaagaTGTAACACTTACCTACAAGTAGCAAAGACCACAGAGAGAAAGAGGGCAGAGAATGCAAACCATGTACACAATGCAATGTATGAGATAGGTTTATATAGGCACACACACAACACAAGGGGGGCTTAGAGATTTTAAGATAGATATGAAAATAAAAGGTGGGAATGCGAATTAAAGAAGGGAGATGACAGATACGTACATTTATTCTTAGAGATATAGGAACGGGAGTATGcacgagagagagagggagagagagatcagagagagagggagagagagattagagagagagagagagggagagagatttaGAGAGCGAGAGGGCGGGGGGCTTTGCGTAGTAGTTTTGACAGCAACAACAACATGCGAAAAGATCCAAAACAACACAAACAGATGGAATGAATAACGTGGTACTATTTTCCGTGCTgtacccttctttgctaaatcAGCCTCCTATTAAGGTTTTAATTACGATTTTGCCCCTTTTCGGTTACGTTTGGAACGTCAGTCTTTTTGTTAAAGTAAAAGAATTTTTGTCGGGGGTTTCGTGGAGGTCAAAGATAGAGATGGGTTCGGAGCTGAGATAAGGTACACATATATATCTCATTTAAAAAGCAATCTAATCTGTTTAGAttgttttttaaatgattttatttattatgggAAGGCAATTTAAAGATGTAGACATTGGACGTTCCTCGATGCAAAGTAGATAAGTCAATCGTtaaaatttatctaaatatataataacggTCGGATATGATCtaattattttgaaacaaaaaattgatatttatagttatatacaattaatatgggtcaaattttatgatttacataaaaatttggAATATTGAAGTATTTGTCATAAATTTTAGTTTCATCATAAAAATATCATTGATTatccatatttatatatagttcaTTATGTATAAGTAatcttaaacataattatcaattaattatcaatcttatttttcaactttaacaaataTTAAGATTATTATTAGTTAAATCATAAATGTGTTTTGAAAATGGTGAGATATTTTCTTTGCGAGGAAAGAATCAAGAAACATGACAGTGGGGTTCAGCGTTCACGTCATAAAACAATACTTCGTATTTTTTTATGTGACCATCGGTAGTCAAAATGCGtggaaatataattaattatttaagcgCATGATTTTAGTTATAATTCCGCTGCtggctaagagcatctccaccCCATCAAAATCCTTagctaaaattcattaaatcataccataaataaaaatgatagataatgtgtgaaatttgcTCCACTCCAACCACAGATATATCTTGTCtaaaaatatagtcaaccaattgatgttggctatatttggcCAACCACTACAGGCATGTAGCAATTTCAGTAGCAAGATTTCgtatcatttattactatatgataatataccttctatttataacaacttgaaagaataataacttactatttctaaaatatatcCAACCAATATAACCAGTATCATCGAAGCAAAATGGCTTACACTttcgacaaattttacataatgtcttaagggtccaatttagccaaccattttTAGTCAACACCGTTGG includes:
- the LOC108201857 gene encoding serine/threonine-protein kinase STY13, producing the protein MDSSTRNEIEEVPETQKSEIEEEVCSKVNVPDEQKELPETKKSEIQEGGGLKVNATDEKEEVPTTEKSEIQEEGSSMVNATASAIPDNVSGKAPGSISSKDKIFRADKIDLKSLDIQLERHLSRAWSSKKVDPQKPKEIWEIDLAKLDIKRLVARGTYGTIYRGTYDNQDVAVKVLDWGEDGMATTAETASLRASFRQEVAVWHQLDHPNVTKFIGASMGTSDLKIPNTPSSSSGALADLPARACCVVVEYVPGGTLKSLLFKNRKKKLAFKVVVQLALDLARGLSYLHSKKIVHRDVKAENMLLDYQRNLKIADFGVARVEAQNPKDMTGETGTLGYMAPEVLDGKPYNRKCDVYSFGVCLWEIYCCDLPYVNLSFAEVSSAVVRLNLRPDIPRCCPSSFASIMKKCWDANPQKRPEMEEVVRLLEAIDTSKGGGMIPEDQASGCFCFAPMRGP